A region of the Gopherus flavomarginatus isolate rGopFla2 chromosome 3, rGopFla2.mat.asm, whole genome shotgun sequence genome:
ATGTGACGTGTCAGGTGATCAGCATTCCAGCTCTCCCAGGCCCTGGCTCTTTTTGACACTGCCGCTGACCAATCATTAGCCAgatcccctcctctccttccccatcctcGTTCAAGCTGCTCCTCTTCACATGAGGGACTGGATGAGTCCTAACCTAGCTCTGCTTCCCACAGAGCCTCTTGGAACAACAGCCAACGAGAGGGGAAAGATCTGGCAGAGTAGAGCACCGCCTTGGGAGTgtgaatggggtggggagaggaagagcaCGGACAGGTGGGGAAATGAGAAGTGCATAGAAATTGCTGGTGCCCTGGCAGCGGCGTgatctgtgggagggaggggttagGTGGGGTTGCTAATGAATAGTAACTGTATATATTAATTGTAGGTTTATAGTTGTTTGGGATTTGTGTACTTGTCACTGAAATTGAAAGCAGCTCTTTGAAATATAAATACTATAATTGAACTTCTGGGAAGTTTTAGCAGGTAAGAGGAAATCGTGTGGGCCGATTCCACTGGTAGGTGATTTAATTTTGTTCTTAATTAATGTTGCCCCCCCCCTTCAGTAGGAAGAGGGAAGGCTTTCATTTGACACAAGAAAAAACTATTCCAGGGGATGAGTTGTAAACGACATGACTGTGTCTTGGATTGTGTAACTAAACTCCAAGACTTCttttttcatttcttagcagGCAAGTGTTCCTTCCTGAGAGTTGCTATGAGTTGAGGCTGCTGTTGCTGTAGTGTCTCTTGCTAACCTGTTTTGTTTGTAAGCCTGCTACATGTGCTTTCCTTTCAGTAAACCAGAAGGGCGTAAAGATCTGTTGGAGGTTACTTAGAGTGTACTTTAAAATGGTTGCAACTAGTAATGTAAGCAGTAAAAGCACTGCATGCATTTCAGAATTGCTGCACCAAGGCTTTCACCACACAAACATAAGCGGTGAGTATCTTTTGACCTTCTCAATCTTCTCCCCTTCCTTTAAAAAGTAAGGCTGCAAAAGAGAAGGAGGGGTCCACCCCCAAGTAGTGTTATAGCTTATCATTATGTGTTAGTGCAAGGATGTTTATAAATGGGGGGTTAACTGAGCAGAGGTTGTGCTCATGAATTATTACATGACTACaagtgtggaggggaggggggagtaatATGTTTTAGAGCTACCTCTGACTAATATTTTAGGGTTACTAAAATGATTTTCCTGGCTAAATAGTAGCTGCAAAGATGATCCTAATAAACTTTTCAGAATGAGTGGAAGATTAGATTTTTGCAAGAATTGCAGTAGCTTATCCTGACTCACTATAGGTGGCTATAAATAGACTTGTGAAACAGCTTAACTGCCTCTGCATATAAATGGGTTGTATTACTAATGCACTTGCAGTAAACTTCACAGCTTTCAGTAGTTTACTAGGTTGAGCAAGTTATTTTCTTCCATGTATGTACTAAACAATCTCAGCCCTTGGCAGCCTGCCACGCTAAGGGCGGATCACATTAGAAAGCAGATGACCAAGTGCAAAGCTATCACTTCTCCTTTAAGCAAACTAACTTCATGTTTTCAAGGGGCCAGCTTCCTTATCATCCTGCAGCGAGAAACACGAGTAATGATTGTGAAGTCCTCTTCTCAGTGGAGAATGACTTCATTAAGTTTTCAGTAATACATTTCTCTTGATTATGCTGGTTAACTTTATCATCTGTACTTTGAATTAGTTAAAGTGACCACAGACTGCTGTTGGCAGCACACACAAAATGTACATTGTGTAGTGTGGTTTCTTACATGAATGAGAATTAAAACTGACACTGTAGTATATTCATGCTGGCTTGCTGACTATCACTTCAGGAAAATTAACAGGTAGGCTTGTTGTCTGCCTCTTTCCAGTTACTGGTATGTTACTATGTGTCTTTCCTCCTCATGTCTTCTCATAATTAATTCCCCTGCAGACTTTGACTACTGGGATTACGTTGTGCCTGAACCCAACCTTAATGAGGTGGTGTTTGAGGAGAGAACCTGTAAGAGTTTAGTTAAAATGTTGGAGAACTGCCTATCCAAATCAAAGCAGACCAAACTTCACTGCTCAAAGGTTCTGATACCAGAACAACTAACCAAGAAAATAGCTCAAGATGTATTGCGGCTTTCTTCAACTGAGCCTTGTGGTTTGAGAGGTTGCATTATCCATGTCAATTTAGAAATTGGAAATGTATGTAAAAAGCTGGATAAGATTATCTGTGACTCCAGTATTGTTCCTACTTTTGAACTGACACTTGTATTCAAGCAGGACTGTTGCTCATGGCCCAGTTTCAGGGACTTTTTCTTTACCCAAGCTTGTTTCGCATCTGGCAGCAAACGTACTCTGATTTTGAGTCCTGGGTTTcggcttattaaaaaaaaactttactcGATTGGGACAGTTATTGAAGAATGCTAGAAATCTTGTTGCATGTTTAAAACTGTGCGTGATTTTTTTAAGAGGTACCTTGCTTTACAGTTTGATTTCATGCACAGCAACCTGGTGCAAAAGTAAATATTTCACAATTTTTCCAAGGGGTTATGTAGCAAACATAATTTGCTCAATCTAAGGACTATGCCAATTTGCACTGCAATCTCAGCAATGTGTACTTTTAAACTTCTTGAAGTGTTAAGGGGCAAATGACTAGTCAAAACAATAATCAGTTGTGTCtgaatattttttgctttttaaaaactggaaaacaATGCAATTTGGGCAGCAAAGATGGATTTAAAAGCAAGGTAACTTCCCAAGCAGAAATGCTAAATCATTGTCTTGGAAACACTTGCCTACCTCATACTTGGGTTTGAAAATGGAATGTCTGCACTCAGTTGCCCTCTTTTACTGGGCCAGAAAACTGAATCCTGGTATTCCCTTGCTATAGCCCTTCCTCCAAATGGAACCAAGAAACACTTTCGTTTGTCCTCCTGCTAGCTCCTCTCCCAAgtctggaggattttttttttttctgttctggcATGGTAGCTCATGCACTTCAGAGGACACCTCATGGGGGTTTCAGTTCTCCACACCATCATAGTAGCCCTACTTTGGTTCTGGAATGTCCTGGCAGTTTCTCCCTCTCATGAACCTGCCCTCTTCATACTCCAAGGTAGCTAAAGTTTAGCTAGTGTTCAACCTGATGCTTACGTTGCTGCTCAAATGTCTTTCCACGCTGTCCCCCTCATCTTCGCTAGAGACTTCCATTTCAATTTTACACCACTTCTGTTGAAAATTAACTAGTCTTCCTATGCTCAAATAAACTGACTAGTTGGCCTAGATAAAACACAGGAATTTCAAAAGACCATGAACTGAAATAGTGACTGTCACTGTCTGTAACTGAAGCAACATCTTTCAGATCCGGCCAGGGGCAGATATCCCCACTATGCAGTTTGGGGGTGAGAGGCTTGCCTAATCTTTTAGTCTATTTTCCCTGCCGTGTTTCTCAGTAACAGTTCTCTGGCTATATGCCACTCTTCTGAGAGGGGGGGAAAAATCTGAAAGATGCATTGTGTCTCTGTTGTTGGCACTTGGGTTTCTTGGAAGATGACTATCAACAGATAATAGAAGGGAAACTGCCTTGGCAGACACGTACCAAGTGTCTTGGCTCCTAGCAGTCATTCTCTTGAAGACTTATCTTGCAAGTACTTAAGCTACATCAACATGTATGAAACACTTATGGCACAATTTGACACTTACCAAGTCTATgatggaggagggggaaatgtGTGTGTTCTCAATCAAGTTGCATATTAGGTATACAGTGTAACTGGCTTAGTTGGATTACAGAACTGCACTCTTCTAACATTTGGAAGTTACTGCACCTCACAGCTATTGAGCCTTTGCCTTATCAGAATTGGACCACTGTAAACTGACTTGTTTTGCACTTGTACTGCTTTTAATGTTTTAATATCGCTGCCTTAAACGATGGTGTCACTTTGTATGGTTGGATCTCTCTGCACTGATGTATAGATGTTAGGTCCCCTCCCCCTGAACTGTTTGGCTTCCCTTTCGAACTTCAAGATAGCAATTACTTACTGGCACTGTTGTTGAAACCGATTCCCGTGCAAGAAAATGGGTTTGTCTCTTGACAATAAAAGTTCATATTTTTACCTTTCAAATGTAGGTTGTCTTTGAGATCATTCTTCTCTCATATTCATCATATGATGGTAGTGCCCTGGAACCCCCtcatgctaggtgctgcacagttCCTGTTCCAAAGAGCTTGTGTTGTGTTCTAAAGCTTAGAACAAGGAACAGATGGCTAGAGGTAAACAagggagtataaggaaacaaTGAAAGAATGTTGGAGCTCTGTCCCGACTTCCGTTAAGCATCTGGCTGGGCCGTGCTCCTTCTTTCCTCTAACTGCCATTGTAATCCCCCTTCCTCGCTGCGGAGGCCAAAATGGCTACCACTGACCCCTACTGGAGGAACAGCAGGAATGTTGTTTGCCAAGAGGAGATCTGCAGTAAGGGTGTCTGTTAACCCTTCATACAAGGATGATGAGCTTCATTAGAAGGGAAGGATGAGTGTCTGAGGGGTTCAGTATTCATTCCTATACAACATAAAAAGCTTCCTGTGAGCTCTGCGCATGGCACACATCATGGAATATTCTTTCCAGCTGGGAATGTGGTGGTGTCCACTACTAGAAAAATGAAATGCTTCCTTAATAAACTACACAAATAATTATTTATAATGACTCAAATACAAGTGAGGTGGACACATTAAACTTTTATGATTCTGTTATGCAAGCACTACCCTGAATCTTACTAGAGCCAGTGAGAACTAAAGAAGCCTGCCAACTTGTCTAGTAAATACTTTGTCTATCCTCCACAAATACAGCTCCCATGTATATTCCAGCCATTTTGTAGATGACAGGTGCCTTCAGCAAACTACTGGCAACAGCCACCCTGGTGGTAAGTCTCGGTGACCAGGAATCGAATAAGCATGGGAATCAGCTGGCTCCTGTAGAGTGTGGAGGAGCTAATTTTGGAAGCATTGTCCCTGTTAAGGAGAGAAGCTCCAGCATAGTCAGTCCTCCATCTTTCACAAACatgggtatttttaaaataatggatcCCTCTGTACTCATCTAGTACAGAGGGATCCGTTAGTGTATGACTGTAGCGCTACTAAGTGCAAACTTTTAAAACTCCTTTTCTAGGACCTGTTGATAGAGCAGGGTATCTAAACCTGCTCTTTTGACTAAATTCCACTGatatcactggtctacaatttttgagaagtcatctgcttcagagataaaatgtgatatttattttgatgtgctgaattcaaatatgacaaaacaactggctactgtttctaagatatttaagtttttacattttatgtctatgtatattgtgtagatagtagagttttaatcataaattgtaaacctaggtcttttcatgtgtttatggttgctttacatgatgatatttcacctgtcctgtttaagtaacactttaaaaatcagtaaaagggttatataaataatagttttttgccttttgtttcataataaatttttatgtacatagtttagtcctattcagtgtctacttggcgcttcttggcttgtctcttgtattcattaaatggagcatctcttgtcactatccagcaatagtctgcaagcattgatgggctccatttgccctgatagcctgccagcagattccaCAGccgtagtctggagcccaacagctcagccttactcttgggtagttccaaaccCCTggcaaggtcattcagttcaccttgtgttatgaggtgtggttcagaggaggagaatgggagcaaatgtgggtcctgtgacattgatggtaggaccagaagtttcatcctcttccttgtctgactcaagtgagaatgattctggtgcatcaggaaccagcagccCTTCTCTGTGGGGCACTGGGCATATAGCCGATAGAATGTTTGGATAaggcacagtccactttttcgtctttgacacacctttcccaactggaggcactatgcagaagtaacaattgctggtatgatctgttggctctctccaaatcattggcactgcaaaaggcatagatttccttttcctgttcaaccactggcgaagatttcttgcacaagtgttgcagcatatgtgtggggcccacctcttgtcctgatctccaattttgcagccaaaagaaaggtgataggctttcttaagcatagtggttatactgcacttttatgatgcaaaagtcacttcaccacaaacatagcagaagttatctgcactgttcacacaagtacgaggcatctctgctcactttggctgaaCAGAaacgtgtccctttgcaaaatcaaacactgacaaataagagagcatgacactgtatgatttctagagctgatatagggcaatttgttcagcagagtgatgtaagcttcgttatgagtgcatcatccatgacttctaggaataacacgatgcaattcatatcatgtatgacgcaataccagcttcagattgcatcattcattgttttgcctaaaaagcaagtactgtccaaacccagtcatagatttattcatagatccagtcaaagatgtattttagtcatttctggtttaaattgagatcccttccctttataactcacttatcctccgccattcccaagtcaagggtcgtatatactgacccaatagcatatcttgaaaactagagccaatcaacaattttaagcatcattttcgttctcagtgacccagaataagtaaagttggactacatttatttcagaagcattttggctgtagagcagtgtattcTGTTTACCTTTTAAAACTTCCACTGTTAGTGGGAACTACGCTATCGCTTCAGATTGGGGCAGTGAGGGAGTCTGTTCACCGTAATGTTCTGAAGCAAGTAGTCTTTGCGTGCAGCAGTATAGGCTGGAGGCTGTATATATGCTGTATAAGAAATAATTCAATTAAGCAGACTGAGAACCAGATTTGTCAATAAGAAAAGAAATAGGTTTTCCATTACAGCTGTTGTTGTCACAGGGAGCTGTTAGGTGCAGATGCTGGACACTTACAATATATAGTGcaatttttaattgtttgttgATAGTTGTATAAACTTATTTCAGATTTAGCTGCTTAACCATAGTTTGCCTGACTGCATTATTGCAGAGAATCTTGAATGTTCTACTTATTAGGAAGTTAATTTTCTCTTACTGATGTTCAGTGGCATTCCTGTTTCCTTTTCTTCTGTCCCACCACCACTAGCAACAAGGTAGGTGAGTTAATGTTTTCTCTTTCATCAATGGAAGTTGGTCTGACAAGCTttttgaacttacacagagctcttctttagctTGAAAGACAagttttcaccaacagaagttggtccaataaaagagagtaCCTCAGCTACTCTCTCTCCTGGGACCAGATAGCTATGCCAACTCTCTGTCTCTCACTGGACCTGGCTTACCTTTGGTGGTAGACGTATGACCCCCCCTCCCATTTGATATGATAAATACGTAGGTAATCATTTTAAGTTGTAAGGAAGTAAATCACTGAAGTTGTTTTATAAATGCCACCTATCTACCAAACTAGTGTTAACTACAGCCTAGACCTAAATGATGTTTCTTAGAGGAAAAGTGTATGGTGTAGCTGCTAGTGCCAACTATAAATACTGAAAGCTACCTGGGCCTTAGGGAATAATAATTAGTGGGAAGAAATGCTTAGCTATGTGAACTGCTTCAAAGTGCTTGACACTTCccttattttaaaattgaaaaggtACACTGACCAGATGTGCATTAATGCACTTTATGTACAAGAATATAAACTGTGAAGCACTCCAGCTTGATTGCAGAAATGGACAAACCTGTTCAGGTGGTTGGGgtagctattttattttaaataaaaagtctaAATCTATATAATTAATGGTTCTAGCTTGACTTTATTTCCCAGCCTCAGGCAGAGATAATGGAACCATCACCCTTTACATACTATCTTGACCACTGCACTATatacacttttgaaaaaaaaaaattggaaagagcctGTTAGCTGCAGTGATGACCAAAACTAGCATATAGGTATTGCAGTTCCAAAAGTGCCTTCAACCTGGTAGTCTCTAGCTGGTGCTGTGCTGGGGGTACAGATTATTCCCTCCTTGCTTAAGGATCTGAAAGAAGAGCGAGAACTAGGGCTTGGGCACACAGACATTTTCCTACATGCTTGAGAACTTAGTCTGAGTGAAAAATAGCTGTGTCCAAAACCTtacctcacccctgcccccagctacaCAATTTCCTTTAATATATCTTCACACGCCCCTCTCCATCTTCTCCAGCTCTGACAGGAGCGAAGGAATATAACAACCATAATCAGTGCTGTGATGTTATACAGGAGCTTATCCTCAGTTGAATCAAATAGGCTGGTGTGTACACATGCCCCTGTGGGAGAGCAGACCTGGTGTTTCTGTGTATAGGCAGTGATGGGCTTCTGCTTCTGCacaattatatttacattcacacacTTCAGAGCATCTCGCCTACACTCCTTGCCTCCCTCCCGGGCGTCCAGGGGGCCCTTGGTTCCCAGTTCCTCCTCtccaccattgaaatcaatgggacatgtGCCTGCTTTATACTGGGTCTGAACTCAACCCTAATGTTTTCATTACACCCAGTTCTGTACTAAGCAGCCTactggcaaggagctgctgcacGTATATCTAACCCAATTCCTATTGTTGTCTGTGATTATTTGTTTATAATACTAGGAAAATGTCAATGCAATATAAATATCTTGTTTCCATGAGTGTCATGAGGAAGTAAAAACAATACAGCAGAGGTTACAGACATTGTCAGGCATCCAAAACAACAGTTTGAGTTAAAAGACCCGTGGCTCGAAGAATGGAACcattttctttaatatttgcCTTAACTCAGGCTATGGCCAGATCAGAGCTGCTGCACATGAAACTTGCTGGCAATTTTGCTGCATTATCCTTTTGTGTGACAGCCAAAGTTTGCAATTAAGCCAAACACTATGAACCTTGTCCAGTAATGAGAACATTACCCATGTTTGTATGCACAATTATCAATGTGCATTCTCATGCTATTTCCTTTGTTATATCTGTGGGCAAGCAGTGTGTGTGGAGACTTGCTGCATCTAGTATTACCCTTTCCAGTTCATTCCATTTAATGTTTGTCATCTAGCAGTAACTGGGTTATTAATACTGTGACATtagttgtgtgttttttttctacCTCAGCAAATACAACTGTGTAAACAGGAACTTCATGGACCAAAcaacatttgttttcaaaaaaatttttttccaataAGGTGGTCTGTTTTATAGTTTGTACACACAGTACAGGTTTTAATAACCCCAGGTGCAGCTTCAGTATCTGTTTTCAGCTAACAGAAATGTGTGCATTTGAAAGTTATTAAAATCCCCAAATGCCCCAGGGTTACAGTGGTGTAAACAAAACTTGGGCTGCAGAGCTTTTTGCCCTGGGATTAAGCCAAGCCCTTCACATGTGCTGGCAGAAAACCCACTCAGTATCCTTCAGACCAAAGGGAAAAGTAGTAAACAATCCCATCAATCACTAGGAACTGCTAAGCACTGAGCTGCATATGTTTCAACCACCAGTATAGAAAGACATTGATAAATTGCAgtccatcatcccctccccctccgtACACACAAAGGCTCTCATTTAGCTGTGTAGCATGGCAGAAATATGTAGCAGGGGCTAGTGCTAAGTATGAATAAAGGGTAGGCTgattgatttctttaaaaaatgcagaGTATATAAAGCACTTTTTGGCAACCACTTCCATgactcttatttatttatttttatttactaagCTGTACGGACTGCAGGCTTTGCTCCGGTGAGCCAGCagtagagaaagaaagaaaagatacaaTGTATTTACTCGCTGTCTCCTGGTGGCCATGTTATAATTTTGTTTCTGGCTGCAGCATAAGATTGCTTACTTCATAATCCTGGATTGGATTTCTCCCATCATCCTGCTAAAGGGCTGTTGTAAAGAGCAGGCTGTTTTTAGTAGGACATCACCTTTCAGGCAAGGAGTCCAGTGTGCCTGTCATTGGTGGACCTTTTTAAAGAAAGGTTGATCTGAGAGGAGAGAGCCTCTTTTTCCTGTTGGCATCAGCAACCTTCTAACTAAGGCTAATACTGTTGTGTTGGACAAgttataaaagaaaagagaactcCAGCAGCTGCATGTACAGTATGGGTATTGTCCCACTCCAAGGTGACTATCATTGCTGGCAGTTTCTGTTCTCCATCCAAAGAGAAATCTCCAAAGCCCCAGATCAtattccttccctgccccctcccccgacacacacacacacacacacacacacacacacacacacacacacacacacacacacacacactcactcactcactcactcactcactcactcactcactcactcactcactctctctctctctctctctctctctctctctctctctctcccttcatgcCCCAAAACACCTTCGCTCAGGATGTCAAACAGCTCTACTCTTTTTCTCCTCAATGGGAAATGGAGATATGGCTCTGTTAGCTAAAAGAGAGGATGCTTCATGATCCTCGGTACACCCGTTTCTGTGTGTTCACAGATGAGCCTCCTCTTAATGTCATCTCACTCACACCGTTACAAAAAGGTAGGCTGAGCAGTTCTTAATAACATCTTTCAGGCCAGGTCAGATGCTGGCATCCCTTCCAGATCTCTTTGGGGAGCTTGGCATTTTCTTATTTTATTCATTCAGAATTTCTCAGGAAAACTGATTCTCTTTatttcccccatcccagcctcTCCCTCTGCAAGTGGCTGTCTGCTTACCAGGCACCTTAACCTGAAAGGATAAACTAAAGCAGGGGAAGGCAAACTAtggtctgaagggctggatgtgggcCCCGgtcattttaatctggcccttgagctccagctggggagtggggtccggGTCTTGTCCCGCTCTGTGCGTGCCATGGATCTGCACGGCACCCAGAAGCATCAATATGTCCCTCCTTCAGCGCtaacatgtaggggcagccaggaggctctgcacactgcctctgccccaagcaccgcctccacagctcccattggctgggaaccacagccagcaggagatgcaggggcagcacctgcagatggggcagtgtgcagagccaccagaccacgcctccatgtaggagccgggggggggggggacatgcaGCTGTTTCCGGCAGCttcttgaggtaagcgctgcccagagcctgcacctctgattcccctcccatgtcccaaccccctttcccagtcctgatccccctcttgCCCTCCGAAcctctcggtcccagcccagagcacccccctgcacctctaacccctcatcccccaccccatcccagagccctaaTCACCCTCCCTCAGacccgtgccccagcccagagctccctcccacgtCCTGAACTCCTCAtatctggctccaccccagagcctgcttcccccagccattttgtgagcattcatgggctgccatacaatttccatacccagatgtggccctcaggccaaaacgtttgcccaccccCTGAACTAAAGGGTAGACCATATTTCTCTAACCTTGTGTTCTTAGTTCACCTCAAAATGTTGGTTAAAGGCCTTAGTCCACAGGGCACTGAGCACCTCCTAGGAAGAgctgagcactctcaactctAAAATCACGGAAGTAGAGGATGCTCTGTGCCTCCCAGGAAGTGATCAGTGTCTCATAGGATAGGGTCTGCAAAAATGTTTGAAACTATTTACAATAAATTATCATACAGATATAGATGCACTATAAAAGATATCACTTATGGTAAGCGTGTTGTCTCATTCACAGTGTAGTGCCATAACTACTTAGTTTTATTTTATGGTTCTCTCTTCTATGCCACTGCAACATGGTATTCTTACGCCTAGCACTCATTACTGATTAGTTATTTTTGATACACTTCCCCCACTTTCTGAGGTAAAAGAACTATTCCAAACCTCCACTCCACACACTTTAGAGGAGATAATTAGTGGGCCTGAGGCTCAAGTGTAGAAATCTCTGGAGCTACAGCATCCATCTGCATGGATGTTAAAGATCCTATGACAATTTTCTTTTGACTTCCCAAAGAATTTTGTTGCACACTGCATTAGTTGTCCACCTGGTAGCTGTCCATctcccagaggtagctgcatttcagtggtgctttATGTGCATAGTTTGTAAAGACCTTTTGGTTTCTTTGAGAAGAAGAGTGCTATAAATGTGTAAATTTTAGTTTTGTTAGTGTAATATATGATAGGGTATGATCCAAACACCATAGGCCATTCCATAGTTTGGTTTCCTACAGTagctttcatccaaagatctcagaGCATCCCAACATTAAAGCCAACATATCTGTGAGGTAGGTTAAATGCCATTGCACTCATTTTGTGGATGTGGAAattaaggctcagagaggttgaGGGTTTAGTCCTGCCAAAGCACCCTCGAAGGTCATGATGTCAAGACTGCCCAGCAGCACCTCATAGAACTGGGCCCTAAATAACTTGCCTAAAATCATGTTGGGTCAGTGGCTGAACCAAAAGTAGAAGTCGTGATTCCATGTACTCTAACAATTAGGTGCCTACGGCAGCTTATCCTGAAAAGAATGTAGAAAACCATTCTATTTATTGCCTCTTCCAACTGCTTGTGCTGCATTAAAAGCCAATAATGAACTAATGCTAACACAAATACCTCTTCTACATTAACTCTTTCAGGGACATAGAATCATAGtttatcaaggttggaagggacctcaagagatcatctagtccaaccccctgctcaaagcaggaccaatcccccaaaatggccctctcaaggattgaactcacaacaatgggtttagcaggccaatgctcaaaccactgagctatccctccctgagCCGCTTCTTTTAGGGGTAAATCCAGTGTTTTGAACTGCAGGTCCAGCCCAACAGATGTCTGAAGATGAGGGTTAATAATGTTAATATCTGTAAAATATATTATGAGAAAGTTTAATTTAATATGAACTATTACACTGTTGTTGAACAAAATATGTATCTGTAGAATTTCAGTGAAATCCGGCTTGCTActtgctttctctctttctttccaaaCAAATATATGTTCTTCCTAGTCACTAAGTAAATGCAATGGCAAGGGAAGGCTGGTGGCAAATCACAAAAAAGTCCAGTTTTCTGGATGAGGCACATTAAAGTTTTGTCCTCAGATTAAAAATTGTGATTAGGGCAAATTGCAGACAAAGGGAATACAGTTGGTAATTGCTCCAGGGACACAGGCAAAGTAATCTGTAGCCTGTACATTGAAAGTTTATATGTGCCATTGTGATGCTTAAGAATAATCTGTTGTATTCATGGGGCATTTCACA
Encoded here:
- the DDIT4L gene encoding DNA damage-inducible transcript 4-like protein isoform X1, yielding MRINQKGVKICWRLLRVYFKMVATSNVSSKSTACISELLHQGFHHTNISDFDYWDYVVPEPNLNEVVFEERTCKSLVKMLENCLSKSKQTKLHCSKVLIPEQLTKKIAQDVLRLSSTEPCGLRGCIIHVNLEIGNVCKKLDKIICDSSIVPTFELTLVFKQDCCSWPSFRDFFFTQACFASGSKRTLILSPGFRLIKKKLYSIGTVIEEC
- the DDIT4L gene encoding DNA damage-inducible transcript 4-like protein isoform X2; this translates as MVATSNVSSKSTACISELLHQGFHHTNISDFDYWDYVVPEPNLNEVVFEERTCKSLVKMLENCLSKSKQTKLHCSKVLIPEQLTKKIAQDVLRLSSTEPCGLRGCIIHVNLEIGNVCKKLDKIICDSSIVPTFELTLVFKQDCCSWPSFRDFFFTQACFASGSKRTLILSPGFRLIKKKLYSIGTVIEEC